The following are encoded in a window of Ruminiclostridium herbifermentans genomic DNA:
- a CDS encoding aldose epimerase family protein: MSITKKYFGTLPDGTNVDIITLKNSKNMSVDIINFGGIVVSIGVPDKSGNIADVALGYTQLDKYIDNDGYIGALVGRHANRIEDARFELNGKVYELLKNDGENHLHGGAVGLHNVVWNAEISEQNGNEKLVLTHTSPDGEENYPGKLDVTVEYSLSEKNELKIDYTAVSDKDTVVNLTNHAYFNLAGHNSGDATQHQLFINADYFTPVDDECIPIGEIKSVKGTVMDFTKMKCIADDINSTDEQIVNGKGYDHNWVLNTKGDVNKLAAELYDPKSGRAMEVYTTKPGIQFYSGNHLSEKLVGKDDAVYNSRTGLCLETQYFPNAMKHKNFPSPILRAGEKYHHITIYKFTNK; this comes from the coding sequence TTGAGTATTACAAAGAAATATTTTGGCACATTACCAGATGGTACAAACGTGGATATCATTACTTTGAAGAATTCTAAAAATATGTCTGTAGATATTATTAATTTTGGTGGAATTGTAGTTTCAATTGGTGTTCCTGATAAGAGTGGTAACATAGCTGATGTAGCATTGGGGTACACACAGTTGGATAAATATATCGATAACGATGGTTACATTGGTGCATTAGTAGGAAGGCACGCAAATAGAATTGAGGATGCAAGGTTTGAATTAAATGGTAAAGTTTATGAATTATTAAAAAACGATGGTGAAAATCATCTTCATGGAGGTGCGGTAGGTCTCCATAATGTTGTTTGGAATGCAGAAATATCAGAACAGAATGGAAATGAAAAATTAGTTCTTACACATACAAGTCCAGATGGTGAAGAAAATTACCCTGGAAAGTTAGATGTTACAGTTGAATACTCATTGTCAGAGAAAAATGAACTGAAAATAGATTATACTGCTGTTTCAGATAAAGATACTGTAGTTAATTTAACAAATCATGCATATTTCAATCTCGCTGGACATAATTCTGGAGATGCAACACAGCATCAGCTTTTTATAAATGCTGACTACTTTACTCCTGTAGATGATGAATGTATACCAATTGGAGAAATTAAAAGCGTTAAAGGAACTGTGATGGATTTCACAAAAATGAAGTGTATCGCTGATGATATAAATAGCACAGATGAGCAAATTGTAAATGGAAAAGGCTATGACCATAACTGGGTTCTTAACACAAAGGGAGATGTTAATAAATTAGCAGCTGAACTATATGACCCTAAAAGCGGAAGGGCTATGGAAGTGTATACTACAAAACCAGGAATTCAATTTTATTCGGGTAATCATTTAAGTGAAAAGTTAGTAGGTAAGGATGATGCGGTTTATAATTCGAGAACTGGACTTTGTCTTGAGACTCAGTATTTTCCTAATGCGATGAAACATAAGAACTTTCCATCACCTATTTTAAGAGCTGGTGAAAAGTATCATCACATAACAATATACAAGTTTACAAATAAATAA
- a CDS encoding peptide chain release factor 3 yields MPDLKAEIKKEVSRRKTFAIISHPDAGKTTLTEKLLLYGGAIRMAGSVKSRKANKFAVSDWMEIEKQRGISVTSSVMQFEYNNYCINILDTPGHQDFSEDTYRTLVAADSAVMLIDGAKGIEAQTIKLFHVCKLRGIPIFTFVNKMDRASKDPFELMEEIERVLGIRSYPMNWPIGIDGDFKGVYNRKLKQIELFTGGEHGQTQVSSQVGKVDDPVFADLLGSHYHDKLCEDIELLDMAGDEFDKKKVRNGELTPMFFGSAMTNFGVQPFLEEFLELAPSPGVVEAIGGDVDPESDKFSGFIFKIQANMNPTHRDRLAFLRICSGKFTKGMSVKHVNAGKEVRLSQPQQFMAQERTIVEEAYAGDIIGLFDPGIFNIGDTLFEGNDNIKFKGIPIFPAEFFSRITPADTMKRKQFIKGINQLSEEGAIQVFKQIDIGIEALIVGVVGALQFEVLEYRLKNEYGVQLRVQNLPFRHARWIKNEGLDPRKLNLPSTAIIVEDKLGRNSILFENEWSIRMTEERNKGLELIDIATQDFKL; encoded by the coding sequence ATGCCAGATTTAAAAGCTGAAATTAAAAAAGAAGTATCACGAAGAAAAACGTTTGCTATTATTTCTCACCCAGATGCAGGAAAAACTACATTAACAGAAAAACTTTTGCTTTATGGGGGAGCCATCAGAATGGCTGGTTCTGTAAAATCAAGAAAAGCAAACAAATTCGCCGTATCAGATTGGATGGAAATTGAAAAGCAAAGAGGAATTTCTGTTACCTCTAGTGTTATGCAATTTGAATACAATAATTATTGCATCAATATACTAGATACACCAGGCCATCAAGACTTCAGTGAAGACACCTATAGAACTCTTGTAGCCGCTGATAGTGCTGTTATGCTTATAGATGGTGCAAAAGGTATTGAGGCACAGACAATAAAGCTTTTCCATGTATGTAAACTCAGAGGTATTCCAATTTTCACATTTGTAAACAAAATGGATCGTGCAAGTAAAGACCCCTTTGAGTTAATGGAAGAAATTGAAAGAGTACTTGGTATTCGTTCATATCCTATGAATTGGCCAATTGGTATTGATGGAGATTTTAAAGGAGTATACAATCGTAAATTAAAGCAAATTGAGCTTTTTACCGGTGGTGAGCATGGACAAACCCAAGTTTCATCTCAGGTTGGAAAAGTAGATGATCCCGTATTTGCTGATTTGCTTGGAAGTCATTATCACGATAAGTTATGTGAAGATATTGAACTATTGGATATGGCTGGTGACGAATTTGACAAAAAGAAAGTTCGTAATGGAGAGCTTACTCCTATGTTTTTTGGAAGTGCTATGACTAATTTTGGAGTACAACCATTTTTGGAGGAATTTCTAGAACTTGCACCTTCACCAGGAGTAGTTGAGGCAATCGGAGGTGATGTTGACCCCGAAAGTGACAAATTTTCTGGTTTTATCTTCAAAATACAGGCAAATATGAATCCAACTCATAGAGATAGACTTGCCTTTTTAAGGATTTGCTCCGGTAAATTTACAAAAGGAATGTCAGTAAAGCATGTAAATGCAGGAAAGGAAGTTCGTCTTTCACAACCGCAGCAGTTTATGGCACAAGAAAGAACTATTGTTGAAGAAGCCTATGCTGGTGATATCATTGGTTTATTTGATCCTGGAATATTCAATATTGGAGATACCTTATTTGAGGGTAATGACAATATTAAGTTTAAAGGTATTCCTATATTCCCTGCAGAATTTTTCTCAAGAATTACTCCTGCTGATACAATGAAGAGAAAGCAGTTTATTAAGGGTATTAATCAGCTCTCTGAAGAAGGAGCTATTCAGGTATTCAAGCAAATTGACATTGGTATTGAAGCATTGATTGTTGGTGTAGTAGGTGCACTTCAGTTTGAAGTATTAGAATACCGATTAAAAAATGAGTACGGTGTGCAGCTTAGAGTTCAAAACTTACCTTTTAGACATGCAAGATGGATTAAAAATGAAGGCTTGGATCCACGAAAGCTTAACCTTCCTAGTACAGCAATAATTGTTGAAGACAAGCTTGGCAGAAACTCAATACTATTTGAAAATGAATGGTCAATCAGAATGACTGAAGAAAGAAATAAAGGTTTAGAGCTAATCGACATAGCAACTCAAGACTTTAAATTATAA
- a CDS encoding ZIP family metal transporter → MEWLSNQNHVLLALLATLTTWALTALGASMVFFFKEINQRILNTMLGFAAGVMIAASFWSLLAPAIDMAEDSFLPAWLVAAIGFVGGAAFLGLADKIIPHTHFNSKEGENEGISTKLRRSILLVFSITLHNIPEGLAVGVAFGAVANGINDISIMSAVAVAIGIGIQNFPEGAAVSIPLRREGLSRKKSFFYGQASGVVEPIAGVIGALAVTFIRPILPYALAFAAGAMIFVVVEELIPEAQSGNHKSTHLATAGCIIGFAVMMILDVALG, encoded by the coding sequence ATGGAATGGCTAAGTAATCAAAATCATGTTTTATTAGCTCTTTTGGCAACATTAACTACATGGGCGCTAACAGCACTTGGAGCATCTATGGTATTCTTTTTTAAGGAAATAAATCAGAGGATACTTAACACTATGCTGGGATTTGCAGCAGGGGTTATGATTGCTGCCAGCTTTTGGTCACTATTAGCGCCAGCTATAGATATGGCAGAGGACTCTTTTTTACCTGCATGGCTTGTTGCAGCAATAGGATTTGTGGGTGGAGCTGCATTTTTGGGATTGGCTGATAAGATTATCCCACATACCCATTTTAATTCTAAAGAAGGCGAAAATGAAGGTATATCCACAAAGCTTAGACGCAGCATACTATTAGTATTTTCAATTACGTTACATAACATCCCAGAAGGCTTGGCGGTTGGTGTAGCGTTTGGTGCCGTAGCAAATGGTATAAATGACATTTCTATTATGTCAGCAGTGGCTGTAGCCATTGGAATAGGTATACAGAACTTTCCAGAGGGTGCTGCTGTATCCATTCCTTTAAGGAGAGAGGGGCTTTCACGCAAAAAGAGCTTTTTTTATGGACAGGCTTCTGGTGTAGTAGAACCAATTGCAGGAGTTATAGGAGCACTTGCTGTTACTTTTATACGGCCTATATTGCCATATGCCCTTGCTTTTGCAGCAGGTGCAATGATTTTTGTTGTAGTTGAAGAACTTATTCCAGAGGCGCAGAGTGGAAATCACAAGAGTACGCATCTTGCTACTGCAGGGTGTATAATTGGATTTGCTGTTATGATGATATTAGATGTTGCATTAGGCTAG
- the mscL gene encoding large-conductance mechanosensitive channel protein MscL, which translates to MKKFISEFKEFISRGNVIDLAVGIIIGSAFTSIVNSLVNQVIMPAIGFIIGKIDFTGLKFPSDAVEGEAAIMYGAFIQQVINFLIIAFVVFCMVKMINKLKRIKAQEMKEKAAETPPPSAELQMLTEIRDLLKESNSAK; encoded by the coding sequence ATGAAAAAATTTATATCTGAATTTAAAGAGTTTATCTCAAGAGGTAATGTCATTGATTTAGCTGTTGGTATTATTATTGGAAGTGCATTTACTTCCATTGTAAATTCATTAGTAAATCAAGTTATAATGCCTGCTATTGGTTTTATAATAGGCAAAATTGACTTTACTGGCCTCAAATTTCCATCTGATGCGGTAGAAGGTGAGGCAGCAATAATGTATGGTGCTTTTATTCAGCAGGTAATTAATTTCTTAATAATTGCATTTGTTGTATTCTGTATGGTCAAGATGATAAATAAGCTTAAAAGAATTAAAGCGCAAGAGATGAAGGAAAAGGCAGCAGAAACTCCTCCACCATCAGCTGAACTGCAAATGCTGACGGAAATACGAGATTTACTCAAGGAAAGCAATTCTGCTAAATAA
- the amrS gene encoding AmmeMemoRadiSam system radical SAM enzyme — MKKEALFYSIENEKVRCSLCPHNCLISAGHRGVCGVRECDEEEGKLKLFTINYGEITSISLDPITKKPLYHFQPNSNILSIGTFGCNFKCSFCQNYAISQYEAESRFIPALEMAHIALNQKNNIGLAFTYNEPTIWYEYVYDVAREIKKKNIYCKVVLVTNGYINNEPLNKLLPYVDAINVDLKGDDEFYKRLCAGSLEPVKNTIELAHSKGCHVEITTLLISGENNSNETLSKLVDFISTVDRDIVLHISRYFPNYKMDKEKTTLMDLKNAYKLSKDKLNFVYIGNVTKDEMAYITD, encoded by the coding sequence GTGAAAAAGGAAGCACTGTTTTATAGTATAGAAAATGAAAAAGTAAGATGCAGCCTTTGTCCTCATAATTGCCTTATTTCTGCAGGACATAGAGGAGTTTGCGGAGTCAGGGAGTGTGATGAAGAGGAAGGCAAATTGAAGCTATTTACTATTAATTATGGTGAAATAACTTCTATATCCTTAGATCCAATAACAAAAAAGCCACTGTATCATTTTCAACCCAATAGTAACATTTTATCAATTGGTACTTTTGGATGCAATTTTAAGTGCAGCTTTTGCCAGAATTATGCTATTTCACAGTATGAAGCAGAAAGCCGCTTTATTCCTGCTTTGGAAATGGCGCATATTGCATTGAATCAAAAAAATAACATAGGCTTGGCTTTTACTTATAATGAGCCTACTATTTGGTATGAGTATGTTTATGATGTGGCGAGAGAGATTAAGAAAAAGAATATTTATTGCAAGGTTGTACTTGTAACTAATGGGTATATAAATAATGAACCTTTGAATAAGCTGCTTCCTTACGTTGACGCTATAAATGTTGATTTAAAAGGTGATGATGAATTTTATAAAAGACTCTGCGCAGGAAGCTTAGAGCCTGTAAAAAATACTATTGAACTGGCTCATAGCAAGGGCTGTCATGTGGAGATAACAACCTTATTAATATCAGGAGAAAACAACAGCAATGAAACATTAAGCAAGCTTGTTGATTTTATTTCAACAGTAGACAGAGACATTGTTTTGCATATATCAAGGTATTTTCCTAATTATAAAATGGATAAAGAAAAAACAACTCTTATGGACTTAAAAAATGCATACAAGCTGTCAAAGGATAAACTCAACTTTGTTTATATTGGTAATGTAACTAAGGATGAAATGGCATATATTACTGATTAG
- a CDS encoding DUF4349 domain-containing protein: MVRKLLIWSLILVVSISAVGCGNKSTESVAAYNEQYSLSEPNGAVEIYDMESTESVSETKSIAAKEDESSQSLANMTSGQKIIFSGQVNLETLDFEKTKTELSQYIESIGGFIQNSSIRGGRLGYAGLKSAEYVFRIPKAKYNQSLIDLKKFGTVVLEESSGEDVTEQYFDTEARLKSLKIRQERLHALLSKAEKMEDILKIEKELQEVLYAIENYTGTLRKWDSLIEYSTLKVNISEVEQIKPETPKEKDGFFERVAYSFNNSLIGLGEFLQDFVVALAAALPILIPIGAICYLIFKFIRKIKRTLEKKEVSEKEDKKEE; the protein is encoded by the coding sequence ATGGTTAGAAAATTATTAATATGGTCACTAATATTAGTTGTATCAATTTCAGCAGTTGGATGCGGTAATAAGTCCACTGAATCCGTTGCAGCTTATAATGAGCAATATTCATTAAGTGAACCAAATGGTGCAGTTGAAATTTATGATATGGAATCTACAGAATCAGTTTCAGAAACAAAATCAATAGCTGCAAAAGAAGACGAAAGTAGTCAAAGCTTAGCTAATATGACCAGTGGGCAGAAAATTATTTTTTCGGGGCAAGTAAATTTAGAAACTTTAGATTTCGAAAAAACTAAAACTGAGTTAAGCCAATACATAGAATCTATAGGTGGTTTTATTCAAAATTCATCAATTCGGGGCGGAAGATTAGGATATGCAGGTTTAAAAAGTGCAGAATATGTATTTAGAATCCCTAAGGCTAAATACAATCAGTCACTTATTGACTTAAAGAAATTCGGAACTGTAGTATTAGAAGAATCAAGTGGAGAAGATGTAACAGAACAATATTTTGATACCGAAGCACGATTAAAGTCATTAAAAATACGACAGGAACGTTTACATGCACTTCTTAGCAAGGCTGAAAAGATGGAGGATATATTAAAAATAGAAAAAGAACTCCAAGAAGTATTATATGCAATAGAAAATTACACAGGAACCCTCAGAAAATGGGACTCACTTATAGAATACTCAACATTGAAGGTTAATATATCTGAGGTTGAGCAAATAAAGCCAGAGACTCCTAAAGAAAAAGACGGATTCTTTGAAAGAGTAGCTTATAGCTTTAATAACAGTTTAATAGGTTTGGGAGAATTTTTACAGGATTTTGTAGTAGCATTAGCAGCTGCATTGCCAATACTTATACCTATAGGAGCAATTTGTTATTTAATATTTAAATTTATAAGAAAGATAAAACGTACATTGGAGAAAAAGGAAGTTAGTGAGAAAGAAGATAAAAAAGAGGAATAA
- the amrA gene encoding AmmeMemoRadiSam system protein A: MKGYYLMPHPPLMVHEIGKGEEAKIQKTIDSCNAIGEEISQLNVDTIIIITPHGTIFRDAIAMIGEETLEGNLGKFGASKISFKLKIDTLLTNEIIKEAEKVNIPTVKLNKQNENVYRVKLKLDHGAAIPLYHIKDIDKYKIVHITYGMLAPIELYYFGMAIEQACKNTNTQAVLIASGDLSHRLTEDGAYPYSPYGKKFDLQLIDILRQGRISDLFNMDQTLINEAAECGLRSIYILAGALDGKEAKADILSYEGPFGVGYGVAKFNFKDGKSIYTDLKEIGKLKHLRRLKEGNAYTKLARRNLENYLKNGRPLSINDIKDAKLLNNRKGVFVSLKIKGELRGCIGTIEAVTPSIAEEIMHNSISAAFNDPRFPPLREDELFEIDISVDLLYPAQKCSFNELDPKNYGVIVTSGRKRGLLLPNLEGVNTKEEQISIALQKAGINPNEPYEIERFKVERFIEE; the protein is encoded by the coding sequence ATGAAAGGGTATTACTTAATGCCGCACCCACCACTTATGGTACATGAGATTGGGAAAGGTGAAGAAGCGAAAATTCAAAAAACTATAGACAGCTGTAATGCTATAGGTGAAGAAATATCGCAATTAAACGTTGATACTATTATTATAATAACGCCTCATGGAACTATTTTTAGAGATGCCATTGCCATGATAGGCGAGGAAACCCTAGAAGGTAATTTAGGCAAATTTGGGGCAAGTAAAATATCTTTCAAATTAAAAATAGATACTTTGCTTACCAATGAAATTATCAAGGAGGCAGAGAAAGTTAATATTCCAACAGTTAAATTAAATAAACAAAATGAAAACGTATACAGAGTTAAACTTAAACTAGATCATGGAGCAGCTATACCTCTGTATCATATTAAGGATATAGATAAATATAAAATTGTGCATATTACTTATGGAATGTTAGCTCCGATAGAATTATATTACTTTGGAATGGCTATTGAACAGGCGTGTAAAAATACAAATACTCAAGCTGTATTAATAGCTTCGGGTGATCTTTCTCATAGGCTGACAGAGGATGGAGCATATCCATACAGTCCATATGGAAAGAAATTTGATTTACAGTTAATAGATATTCTTAGACAAGGGAGAATTAGTGATTTATTCAATATGGATCAGACTTTAATTAATGAAGCAGCAGAGTGTGGTCTGAGATCTATATATATTTTAGCAGGTGCTTTGGACGGCAAAGAGGCAAAGGCAGATATTTTGAGTTATGAAGGTCCTTTTGGAGTAGGATATGGAGTAGCAAAATTTAATTTTAAAGATGGGAAATCAATATATACTGATTTAAAGGAAATAGGGAAGTTAAAGCACTTAAGAAGATTAAAAGAAGGTAATGCATATACTAAGCTGGCTAGAAGAAATTTGGAAAACTATTTAAAAAATGGAAGGCCGTTATCTATTAATGATATAAAGGATGCAAAGCTTTTAAATAATAGAAAAGGTGTATTTGTTTCACTAAAAATTAAAGGAGAACTAAGGGGGTGCATAGGTACTATTGAAGCGGTTACACCGTCTATAGCAGAGGAAATAATGCATAATTCAATCTCCGCTGCATTTAATGATCCGAGATTCCCGCCACTAAGAGAAGATGAATTGTTTGAAATTGATATTTCTGTAGATTTGCTATATCCTGCTCAGAAGTGCAGTTTTAATGAATTAGACCCCAAAAATTACGGTGTAATTGTGACTAGTGGAAGGAAAAGGGGATTGCTTCTCCCAAACCTTGAAGGAGTAAATACAAAGGAAGAGCAGATTTCTATTGCTCTTCAAAAAGCCGGAATAAATCCAAATGAACCTTATGAAATTGAAAGATTTAAAGTAGAAAGATTTATCGAGGAATAA
- a CDS encoding TIM-barrel domain-containing protein, which produces MDTQNKSSLFVNIMPLTENIIRVVYTKSKEKPRNSILIAEDFIPERNLNTDKYLSLDDCILFKNKQGEVILKEIGHSLTEKDVFTYHADGEPVIKSKHTANGEVAYIENFIHKYSGTAYEGKLVFSITEEEGIYGLGQHEAGVYNYNGKKEYLFQANMKISIPFMLSSRNYGILIDTESAVIFDSKKGEITFTIDTTNELSYYIITGDNFDEIIKWLRSLTGRTPMLPRWAYGYIQSKERYKSSEDILNTVIQFRNSGIPIDCIVQDWLTWEEGLWGDKHADKERYPDINSLVSKLHENHVKLMVSIWPNMAEGGSNLREFKEKGLLLPNTTTYDAYSEEARTAYWKQCEEEWFSAGIDAWWCDNAEPFSDVDWNGEEKRPEELRYKLIVDQSKKCMDWTRLNSYGLLHSKGIYENWRKVRNESRVVNLTRSSYISGQRYGTISWSGDISAKWSVLKKQITEGIKFSMSGMPYWTLDIGAFFTVKDKWENRGCNCSENTSKLWFWDGDYNDGVDDLGYRELYVRWLQFGTFLPMFRSHGTDTPREPWRFGKPGDIYYETILKFINLRYQLLPYIYSLAADVHQNHSTILRSLMFDFSDDENVKELSDSFMFGKAFLVCPVTEPMYYDVNSVPLSNIEKTKILYLPKGTWWFDFWTNTIHEGGQTITCKATLDMMPLFVRAGSIIPVSEQLMYADEKKGEVSEIIIYSGQDGEFTLYNDEGDNYSYENGNFSAINLIYKDEEKTLTFGKAYGEFQYQERFRIKLITSREIPKTIEFIYKGIEEKILLI; this is translated from the coding sequence ATGGATACTCAAAATAAATCTTCTTTATTTGTTAATATAATGCCATTGACTGAAAACATAATAAGAGTTGTATATACCAAAAGCAAAGAAAAACCTAGGAATAGTATTCTTATTGCGGAGGATTTCATACCAGAGAGGAATTTGAACACAGATAAGTATTTATCATTAGATGACTGCATTTTATTTAAAAACAAACAAGGAGAAGTAATTTTAAAGGAAATAGGACATAGCTTGACTGAAAAAGATGTTTTTACATATCATGCAGACGGCGAACCAGTCATAAAGAGCAAACACACAGCAAATGGTGAAGTAGCCTATATAGAAAATTTCATACATAAGTATTCAGGAACTGCATATGAGGGAAAACTTGTTTTTTCAATAACTGAAGAAGAGGGAATCTATGGTTTGGGTCAGCATGAAGCTGGAGTTTACAATTATAATGGAAAGAAGGAGTACTTATTTCAAGCAAATATGAAAATATCCATTCCATTTATGTTGTCATCCCGCAATTATGGAATACTAATAGATACTGAAAGTGCTGTGATTTTTGATAGTAAAAAAGGTGAAATAACATTCACAATTGATACTACCAATGAACTTTCTTACTATATAATTACTGGGGATAATTTTGATGAAATTATAAAATGGTTAAGAAGCTTGACAGGAAGAACACCAATGCTGCCAAGATGGGCTTATGGCTATATTCAATCTAAAGAACGATATAAATCCTCTGAAGATATTTTAAATACCGTAATACAATTTAGAAACTCTGGAATTCCAATAGATTGCATTGTACAGGATTGGCTTACTTGGGAAGAGGGCTTATGGGGAGATAAACATGCAGATAAAGAGAGATATCCGGATATTAATAGTCTTGTAAGTAAACTTCATGAAAATCATGTAAAACTTATGGTTTCTATTTGGCCTAATATGGCAGAGGGTGGAAGTAATCTCCGTGAGTTCAAGGAAAAAGGGCTTTTATTGCCAAATACAACTACATATGATGCATATAGTGAAGAGGCGAGAACTGCTTACTGGAAACAATGTGAGGAAGAATGGTTTTCAGCAGGGATAGATGCATGGTGGTGCGATAATGCTGAACCATTTTCCGATGTGGATTGGAATGGAGAGGAAAAAAGGCCGGAAGAACTGCGATATAAATTGATTGTAGACCAGTCTAAGAAGTGTATGGATTGGACACGTCTTAATTCATATGGTCTTTTACATTCAAAAGGTATTTACGAAAACTGGCGTAAAGTTAGAAATGAAAGTCGTGTTGTAAATCTTACACGCTCATCCTACATATCAGGGCAAAGATATGGCACAATTTCATGGTCAGGAGATATTAGCGCAAAATGGTCTGTCTTAAAAAAGCAGATTACAGAAGGAATTAAATTTTCAATGAGCGGTATGCCCTATTGGACTTTGGATATTGGGGCGTTTTTTACAGTTAAGGACAAATGGGAAAACAGAGGTTGTAATTGCAGCGAAAATACCAGCAAGCTATGGTTTTGGGACGGGGATTATAATGATGGTGTTGATGATTTGGGATATAGGGAGCTTTATGTAAGATGGCTTCAATTTGGTACGTTTTTACCTATGTTCCGCTCACATGGAACTGATACACCGAGGGAACCATGGAGATTTGGTAAACCAGGAGATATTTATTATGAAACAATACTTAAGTTTATAAATCTAAGATATCAGCTGCTTCCTTATATATATTCATTGGCAGCAGATGTTCACCAAAACCATTCAACAATTCTTCGCAGCTTAATGTTTGATTTTTCAGATGATGAAAATGTGAAAGAACTCAGTGACAGCTTTATGTTCGGCAAGGCATTTCTTGTTTGTCCGGTCACAGAGCCCATGTACTATGATGTAAATAGTGTACCGTTGTCAAATATTGAAAAAACAAAAATTTTATATTTACCTAAAGGTACTTGGTGGTTTGATTTTTGGACCAATACTATACATGAGGGGGGTCAGACCATTACATGCAAAGCAACATTGGATATGATGCCGCTTTTTGTTAGAGCAGGTTCTATTATACCAGTGTCTGAACAGCTTATGTATGCGGACGAGAAAAAGGGAGAAGTATCTGAAATCATTATTTACAGCGGGCAAGATGGAGAGTTTACCTTATATAATGATGAGGGGGACAATTATTCCTACGAAAATGGGAACTTTTCAGCTATTAATCTTATCTATAAGGATGAAGAAAAAACATTAACCTTCGGAAAGGCCTACGGTGAATTCCAATACCAGGAAAGATTTAGAATTAAATTAATTACAAGTAGGGAAATTCCAAAAACTATTGAGTTTATATACAAAGGAATAGAAGAAAAAATTTTATTAATATGA
- a CDS encoding zinc-ribbon domain-containing protein translates to MEDKTLTCRDCSATFTFTVGEQQFYAEKGFTNEPARCPDCRKAKKASQKNFNSGYSQR, encoded by the coding sequence ATGGAAGATAAAACTCTTACTTGTAGAGATTGCAGTGCAACATTTACCTTTACTGTTGGCGAACAGCAGTTTTACGCTGAAAAAGGATTTACAAATGAACCTGCAAGATGTCCTGATTGCAGAAAAGCTAAGAAGGCTTCACAGAAAAACTTCAATAGCGGATACAGTCAAAGATAA